From a single Calothrix sp. NIES-2098 genomic region:
- a CDS encoding glutathione-dependent formaldehyde-activating GFA, with translation MTELVTGGCLCGYVRYEYKEELEAANYCHCRDCRKATGSAFNIGVRLQSTALHIVAGKVKSYTKTGDSGNTITREFCPECGSPLFTRAPAKPQFVWLKAGSLDNPYLVKPMHQIWTDSAVPWAYIDPQLPGFPRNRHNI, from the coding sequence ATGACTGAACTCGTCACGGGAGGGTGTCTGTGTGGCTATGTGCGATATGAGTATAAAGAAGAACTAGAAGCAGCGAATTATTGCCATTGTCGAGATTGTAGAAAAGCCACAGGTAGCGCTTTCAATATTGGCGTTCGCTTACAATCAACTGCACTGCATATTGTAGCAGGCAAAGTTAAGAGTTATACAAAAACTGGAGACAGTGGTAACACCATCACTCGAGAATTCTGCCCAGAATGCGGTTCACCCCTGTTTACGAGAGCGCCAGCAAAGCCACAATTTGTCTGGTTGAAAGCAGGAAGTCTGGACAATCCCTACTTGGTTAAGCCAATGCATCAAATCTGGACTGATTCAGCAGTTCCTTGGGCTTATATCGATCCTCAGCTACCTGGTTTTCCTCGAAATCGCCATAATATATGA
- a CDS encoding EmrB/QacA family drug resistance transporter gives MSQLPIQSLTLSTSQKSWVLLGVGLGVFMSTLDVGIINVALPTLVQSFHTSFPMAQWAVLSYQLVSSGLVLGATRLGDMWGKKPLYQAGLIVFTVSSLLCSFAPSIEWLIGFRALQGLGAVFISGLGLAIITEVFPASERGRAVGIIGSVVSLGIAFGPSAGGLLLNLSGWHSIFLINVPLGIIASFVVARLVPPSTSSESKQIFDPLGALLALWTLGSFGLGMTLGQSEGFSSINTLVLLAIAALSFLTFLVVEAILEQPLLELHLFRNLQLSMSLLSGWLTFTVIGGSLLITPFFLERVKNYPTAKVGLLLAFSPILSGLVAPIAGILADRFGARLISSIGLGLMIGGCLGISTFDAQITELGYISRYFIYGIGLGLFQSPNNTTVMGSVSRDRLGIASGLLSLSRTSGNTVGVSLIGAVFGGLIASVAAGADVSIAPPEAIVTGFQGTFRFAALILCVSVAVSVLRLRSQSQ, from the coding sequence TTGTCCCAACTGCCAATACAATCTCTGACTTTATCAACCTCTCAAAAATCTTGGGTTTTGTTAGGTGTCGGATTAGGTGTATTCATGTCTACCTTAGATGTGGGGATCATCAATGTGGCATTACCCACCTTGGTGCAAAGCTTTCACACTAGTTTTCCTATGGCTCAGTGGGCTGTATTGAGTTATCAGTTAGTCAGTTCTGGTTTAGTTTTAGGCGCAACTCGTCTTGGGGATATGTGGGGCAAAAAACCTCTATATCAGGCTGGACTAATTGTATTCACAGTGAGTTCACTGTTATGTAGTTTTGCACCTAGCATTGAGTGGTTGATTGGCTTTCGGGCACTTCAGGGACTGGGTGCAGTATTCATTTCTGGTCTTGGTTTGGCAATTATCACAGAAGTCTTCCCTGCTTCCGAACGAGGTCGGGCGGTTGGCATTATTGGAAGTGTCGTGTCACTGGGAATTGCTTTTGGGCCTTCTGCTGGTGGGTTATTGTTGAACTTATCAGGTTGGCATAGTATATTCCTGATCAATGTCCCTCTGGGGATTATAGCCAGCTTTGTTGTTGCGCGGTTAGTACCACCATCTACCTCTAGTGAAAGTAAACAAATATTTGACCCGTTAGGAGCTTTGTTAGCTTTATGGACTTTGGGTAGTTTTGGGTTAGGTATGACCCTAGGGCAAAGCGAAGGCTTTAGCAGTATCAACACTTTAGTATTACTTGCGATCGCAGCCCTCAGCTTTTTAACTTTTCTGGTGGTAGAAGCTATCCTTGAGCAGCCATTATTAGAATTGCACCTATTCCGCAATCTTCAGTTAAGTATGAGTTTGCTCAGTGGCTGGCTGACTTTCACTGTGATTGGTGGTTCTCTACTCATTACACCTTTCTTTTTAGAGCGAGTGAAGAACTATCCCACAGCCAAAGTTGGGTTACTATTAGCTTTTTCGCCAATACTTAGCGGATTAGTTGCTCCCATAGCAGGTATACTTGCAGACCGCTTTGGCGCTCGATTGATTAGTTCAATTGGTCTGGGTTTGATGATTGGCGGTTGTTTGGGTATCAGTACCTTTGATGCTCAAATTACTGAGTTAGGTTATATATCGCGTTATTTTATTTACGGTATTGGGCTAGGTTTATTTCAATCGCCTAATAATACTACTGTAATGGGATCGGTATCACGCGATCGCCTGGGAATTGCTTCGGGATTACTCTCTTTATCACGCACATCCGGTAATACTGTAGGCGTTTCTCTGATAGGTGCAGTGTTTGGTGGTTTAATCGCCAGTGTAGCCGCAGGTGCAGATGTATCTATCGCTCCTCCGGAGGCGATCGTTACAGGCTTCCAAGGTACCTTTCGGTTTGCAGCACTAATTTTGTGTGTGTCGGTTGCTGTTTCTGTGTTGAGATTACGCAGTCAAAGTCAGTGA
- a CDS encoding nitrilotriacetate monooxygenase component A, which yields MSRSKQLKLGAFMRPVSIHTGAWRYPGALPDANFNFSALKQFIQKLEQGKFDAFFMADHLAVLNMPINALKRSHTVTSFEPLTLLSALASITECIGLVATASTTYDQPYHIARRFASLDHISGGRAGWNIVTTSNPDAALNFGLEEEVKHDERYVRAREFYDVVTGLWDSFADDAFVRDVESGIYFDPAKIHVLNHQGKHLSVRGPLNIARPVQGWPVIVQAGASEAGRQLAAETAEVVFASASSLEVGKAFFADIKGRVRAIGRDPESIKILPGALVIVGETVAEARAKRVHLDSLVHYDSGIASLNSALGYDVSGFDPDGPLPEIPQTNAGQTSRERVIALAQRENLTIRQLAQRIGSYGGLAFVGTPQTIADEMEQWLTEEGSDGFNVMFPYLPEGLNDFVDKVVPELQRRGIFRQEYEGKTLRENLGLARPANRFFQTTTVSVS from the coding sequence ATGAGCAGATCGAAGCAATTAAAACTGGGTGCATTCATGCGTCCGGTAAGCATACATACTGGCGCTTGGCGCTATCCTGGGGCTTTGCCTGATGCCAATTTCAACTTCTCGGCACTGAAACAATTTATTCAAAAACTTGAGCAGGGCAAGTTTGATGCCTTCTTCATGGCCGATCACTTAGCGGTGTTGAATATGCCAATAAATGCTCTCAAGCGCAGCCACACCGTTACCTCTTTTGAGCCTCTCACTTTGCTTTCTGCCCTTGCCAGCATTACCGAATGCATCGGGTTGGTAGCTACTGCTTCCACAACCTATGACCAGCCTTACCACATCGCTCGCCGCTTCGCGTCTCTCGACCACATCAGTGGTGGTCGCGCAGGCTGGAACATCGTTACCACATCAAATCCCGATGCAGCGCTCAACTTCGGTTTGGAAGAAGAGGTAAAACATGACGAACGCTATGTACGAGCTAGGGAATTTTATGATGTTGTCACGGGTCTTTGGGATTCCTTTGCTGACGATGCGTTTGTTCGAGATGTGGAATCAGGAATTTATTTCGATCCTGCAAAAATACACGTTCTCAATCATCAGGGAAAACATCTCTCGGTACGAGGGCCATTAAATATTGCCAGACCTGTTCAGGGTTGGCCTGTGATTGTTCAGGCAGGTGCCTCCGAAGCAGGTCGGCAATTAGCGGCGGAAACTGCCGAGGTCGTGTTTGCATCAGCCAGTAGTCTGGAGGTAGGTAAAGCCTTCTTTGCTGATATTAAAGGGCGGGTGCGGGCGATCGGACGCGATCCAGAAAGTATCAAAATTCTTCCAGGTGCTTTGGTAATTGTTGGGGAAACAGTTGCTGAAGCCCGCGCCAAGCGTGTCCATTTAGATAGCTTAGTACACTATGACAGCGGCATCGCTAGCTTGAATAGCGCCCTTGGCTACGACGTTTCCGGCTTCGATCCAGACGGCCCCTTGCCAGAAATTCCCCAAACTAACGCCGGTCAGACATCCCGCGAACGAGTCATAGCGCTGGCACAACGGGAGAATCTAACGATTCGACAACTGGCGCAACGTATTGGTAGTTACGGTGGGTTGGCTTTCGTTGGTACACCGCAAACGATCGCCGATGAAATGGAGCAATGGCTGACCGAGGAAGGGTCTGACGGCTTCAATGTTATGTTCCCCTATCTGCCAGAGGGGTTGAACGATTTTGTAGATAAGGTTGTGCCAGAACTCCAACGGCGTGGGATTTTCCGCCAAGAGTACGAAGGCAAGACGCTACGGGAAAATTTAGGACTTGCTCGCCCCGCTAATCGCTTCTTTCAAACCACAACCGTATCTGTCAGTTAG
- a CDS encoding GCN5-related N-acetyltransferase: MQNINLLLRPYQEQDEAQVINLWYQCNLVVPWNDPKQDIEFKLQVQPELFLVGLMETKVVATIMAGYEVHRGWLNYLAVAPEYQRQGIGKYMVAQATIKLKSMNCPKINIQIRNSNTDVIEFYENLGFKIDDVISMGKHL; this comes from the coding sequence ATGCAAAACATAAATTTATTGCTGCGACCCTATCAAGAGCAAGATGAAGCACAAGTAATTAATTTATGGTATCAATGTAATTTAGTAGTACCTTGGAACGATCCTAAACAAGATATTGAATTTAAATTGCAAGTCCAACCAGAATTATTTCTTGTTGGTTTGATGGAAACAAAAGTTGTTGCTACTATAATGGCAGGGTATGAAGTCCATCGGGGTTGGCTCAACTATTTAGCCGTAGCACCAGAGTATCAACGACAAGGTATTGGTAAGTATATGGTTGCACAAGCAACTATTAAACTGAAGTCAATGAACTGCCCAAAAATTAACATCCAGATACGTAATTCAAATACAGATGTTATTGAGTTTTACGAAAATTTAGGATTCAAAATAGATGATGTTATTAGTATGGGTAAACATCTGTAA
- a CDS encoding aliphatic sulfonates ABC transporter substrate-binding protein — MTNSIRIGVHVNNLSVFTLSKKPELLTDLLQPTGVSAEWISETGGKQTVKLLKTAEIDIGATGTTPPILAQAKGVPVVYLATSQPRPVQGAIVVLENSPIQSVSDLKGKNVSLSEGSYQQHFLAIALDKVGLTYQDVKTIPNSADSLKAFLNGEIDAWITSDLHLAEVQKNHKVRVLLYSSELFSNRSLYFTHRSFAEQHPDALSAFIKALERVDRWIATHFSEAAELLSKEINNGIDAKGWEQSLRNRPWGLVPPSEEFIAEQQYAADVFYRFGLLPNSINVSEALLADPLSVFEANLALAGK; from the coding sequence ATGACTAATTCAATTCGTATTGGTGTTCATGTTAATAATTTGTCGGTATTTACATTGAGTAAAAAACCTGAATTATTAACAGATTTACTCCAACCAACGGGAGTATCAGCAGAGTGGATCTCGGAAACGGGTGGTAAGCAGACGGTTAAGCTATTGAAGACAGCAGAAATTGATATTGGCGCGACAGGTACAACTCCGCCCATTTTGGCACAGGCGAAGGGCGTGCCAGTGGTATATTTAGCTACGTCTCAACCTCGTCCAGTCCAAGGTGCAATTGTGGTCTTGGAAAATTCGCCGATTCAGAGTGTGAGCGATTTGAAAGGCAAAAATGTGAGCTTGAGTGAAGGGTCTTACCAACAACATTTTCTCGCGATCGCTCTTGACAAAGTCGGGCTTACTTATCAAGATGTGAAAACTATTCCTAACTCAGCAGATTCGCTCAAAGCTTTCCTCAATGGCGAAATAGATGCTTGGATCACATCAGACTTACATTTAGCAGAGGTTCAGAAAAATCACAAAGTTAGGGTACTTCTTTATAGTTCCGAGTTATTTAGCAATCGCTCTCTTTACTTTACTCATCGCAGTTTTGCCGAGCAACATCCAGATGCTTTATCAGCCTTTATTAAGGCGCTTGAAAGGGTGGATCGCTGGATTGCTACCCATTTCAGCGAAGCGGCTGAACTATTATCCAAAGAAATTAATAATGGGATTGATGCTAAAGGTTGGGAGCAATCTCTGAGAAATAGACCTTGGGGTCTTGTTCCACCTTCTGAAGAGTTTATTGCTGAACAACAATACGCGGCTGATGTATTCTATCGTTTTGGTTTGTTGCCCAATAGTATTAATGTTTCTGAAGCGCTATTAGCTGATCCTTTGAGTGTATTTGAAGCTAACCTCGCACTAGCTGGTAAATAA
- a CDS encoding O-methyltransferase family protein translates to MTQEHWAAVDRYITDLFVQPDLALETALQTAADAGLPPHNVSPNQGKLLLLLAQIQKARTILEIGTLGGYSTIWPARSLPADGRLISLEANPKHAEIARSNIARAGLSHLVDIRVGRALDTLPQIATEGHAPFDLIFIDADKPSNPDYLAWALKLSRRGSLIIADNVVRNGAVVDAASSDRSVQGIRRFNELLAAEPRVSATEIQTVGSKGYDGFAIALVTRDS, encoded by the coding sequence ATGACCCAAGAACATTGGGCTGCGGTCGATCGCTATATCACCGACTTGTTTGTCCAGCCTGACCTCGCCCTAGAGACAGCACTGCAAACTGCGGCTGATGCAGGGCTACCACCGCACAATGTGTCACCAAATCAGGGCAAATTGCTGTTACTGTTAGCGCAGATCCAAAAAGCGCGCACCATCTTAGAGATTGGGACGCTAGGCGGTTACAGCACGATTTGGCCAGCGCGATCGCTACCTGCTGACGGTCGCTTGATCTCGCTGGAGGCTAACCCCAAGCACGCCGAAATTGCCCGTAGTAACATCGCACGCGCTGGACTTTCTCACCTCGTAGATATCCGTGTTGGACGGGCGCTGGATACATTACCACAGATCGCCACTGAAGGACACGCTCCATTTGACCTCATCTTTATTGATGCTGACAAGCCAAGCAATCCCGATTACTTAGCTTGGGCGCTGAAGCTTTCTCGTCGTGGTAGCTTGATTATTGCCGATAATGTTGTGCGTAATGGGGCGGTGGTCGATGCTGCTAGTAGCGATCGTAGCGTGCAGGGGATACGCCGTTTTAACGAATTACTGGCAGCAGAACCGCGTGTGAGCGCTACAGAGATTCAAACCGTAGGTAGCAAAGGTTACGATGGCTTTGCGATCGCGCTTGTGACTAGGGACTCTTGA
- a CDS encoding divalent cation tolerance protein, giving the protein MKLYYITLNNTDEARQISRSLLEQKLAVCVNWFPITCAYIWQEEITEEPEVVLIVKTQAGYRHEIEKLISQHISYTNFIAEISPTNINDKFLAWLNAEVPIVYSE; this is encoded by the coding sequence ATGAAACTATATTACATCACCTTAAATAATACAGATGAAGCTCGCCAGATTAGTCGTTCTTTGTTAGAGCAAAAACTAGCTGTTTGCGTAAATTGGTTCCCGATTACCTGTGCTTATATATGGCAAGAAGAAATTACAGAAGAACCAGAAGTAGTGCTAATTGTCAAAACTCAAGCAGGTTATCGCCATGAAATTGAAAAATTAATTAGCCAGCACATTAGTTACACTAACTTTATTGCTGAGATATCACCCACTAATATTAATGACAAATTTTTAGCATGGTTGAATGCTGAAGTTCCCATAGTTTATTCAGAGTAA
- a CDS encoding glutathione S-transferase-like protein has translation MAIQDAVSNWEQLLETARKNTPARRVKRPGQSPSTAPIPSSLHKLPPDTQPPVLLYRDTNSWCPFCERVWFALEEKEIPFETEFIDLSNKPKWYTDLVPTTLVPGAKIEGKLVYESKDILLALEERFPTPALLPEDPEENAVARQWVEESETNGFRDIAYKFLREKVTDAQELAKLKAEFEAKLDELEQSLAKYPGPYFLRSFSLVDILYSPHLDRLAANLPVYRQYHIKRNPRYPRINAWFDALNQRPAYHRVKSDNITNNLLLRRRWGVEPIGNPLPLDPAESEAIQFRAEAAERLSDNREAAIGDILKNSGVQALAVDGDVSAVQEVVDFHLRLLADYLINGNGAPLPGGRTGGKDGNTIDPKIAAIGAITLAYLRNRICAPRDMSAGAATAFRTAADKVLASLY, from the coding sequence ATGGCTATTCAAGACGCTGTATCTAATTGGGAGCAACTGTTAGAAACTGCTCGAAAAAATACCCCAGCGCGACGGGTAAAAAGACCAGGACAGTCTCCATCTACTGCACCTATTCCCAGCAGTTTACATAAACTTCCCCCAGATACTCAACCACCAGTTTTGTTATATCGAGATACTAATTCTTGGTGTCCTTTTTGTGAGAGAGTGTGGTTTGCTTTAGAAGAAAAGGAAATTCCTTTTGAAACTGAGTTTATTGATTTAAGCAATAAACCAAAATGGTACACGGATTTAGTACCAACAACTCTTGTCCCTGGTGCAAAAATTGAAGGCAAGTTGGTGTATGAATCTAAAGATATTCTCTTAGCTTTAGAAGAACGATTTCCTACGCCAGCCTTACTTCCAGAAGACCCAGAAGAAAATGCTGTTGCTAGACAATGGGTAGAAGAATCAGAAACGAACGGTTTTAGAGATATTGCTTACAAATTCCTCAGAGAAAAAGTAACAGATGCTCAGGAGTTAGCTAAGTTAAAAGCAGAGTTTGAAGCTAAATTAGATGAACTTGAACAATCCTTAGCTAAATATCCCGGCCCCTATTTTCTTCGCAGTTTTAGCTTGGTAGATATCCTCTACAGTCCCCATCTCGATCGCTTGGCGGCTAATTTACCAGTGTATCGACAGTATCACATCAAACGTAATCCCCGTTACCCCCGAATCAATGCTTGGTTTGACGCACTCAATCAACGCCCAGCTTATCATCGGGTAAAATCGGATAATATCACCAACAATTTACTTCTCCGTCGCAGATGGGGTGTAGAACCAATTGGCAATCCTTTACCCTTAGATCCTGCTGAAAGCGAAGCCATCCAATTTCGCGCAGAAGCGGCGGAAAGATTGAGCGATAATCGAGAAGCAGCTATTGGTGATATTTTGAAAAACTCAGGCGTACAAGCCTTAGCTGTAGATGGCGATGTTTCCGCAGTTCAAGAAGTAGTTGATTTTCACCTGAGATTACTAGCTGATTACCTCATCAATGGTAACGGCGCACCCCTACCTGGTGGACGCACAGGTGGTAAAGATGGTAATACCATCGATCCCAAGATAGCGGCAATTGGCGCAATTACCCTCGCCTATTTGAGAAATCGCATCTGTGCGCCAAGAGATATGAGTGCTGGTGCTGCAACTGCATTCCGCACTGCTGCTGATAAGGTTTTGGCATCTCTTTATTAA
- a CDS encoding luciferase-like protein: MSQPRYGIWIPVYGNCGAMNHPHEPRDASYQRAKQLVRLAEAYGFTTTLIAEHIINPRNQELDQLETWTTAAALAEATQSIEIIAAIKPLLFHPVVLAKMALNIDAISEGRFAVNLVSAWFMPELQKSGIPFLPHDERYRYSQEWIEVVKALWSGERVNYQSEYFQISDLCLRPRPVTQPHPRVYLGGESDAAKNLAMQAADVFFLNGRPLDVIRETIADVRKRDRKKPNSLKFAMSAFVIARPTEAQAQAEYQYLLELAKQDDRTELMKGVEPEVVMFKNMAKYPGVGSNGGTAAGLVGSYDTVAARIADFVSVGVDTFMLQFQPFAPEMKRFYEEVMPRVRSLELVA; the protein is encoded by the coding sequence ATGTCTCAGCCACGCTATGGGATCTGGATTCCCGTTTATGGTAACTGTGGCGCGATGAACCACCCGCACGAACCCCGTGATGCTAGCTACCAAAGAGCCAAGCAGCTAGTTCGACTAGCAGAAGCATACGGGTTTACGACCACTCTCATCGCCGAACACATCATCAATCCCAGGAATCAAGAATTAGACCAGCTAGAGACTTGGACAACCGCAGCCGCCCTAGCAGAAGCAACTCAATCAATAGAAATTATCGCCGCAATTAAACCCTTGCTATTTCATCCAGTAGTACTGGCAAAAATGGCATTAAATATTGATGCGATTAGTGAAGGACGGTTTGCAGTCAATTTGGTTAGCGCCTGGTTTATGCCGGAATTGCAAAAATCCGGCATACCTTTCCTACCTCATGATGAGCGTTATCGCTATTCCCAAGAGTGGATTGAAGTAGTCAAAGCTTTGTGGAGTGGAGAAAGAGTTAATTACCAAAGCGAATACTTTCAGATTAGCGATTTATGCTTGCGTCCGCGTCCGGTAACCCAACCCCATCCTCGCGTGTATCTGGGAGGAGAGTCGGATGCAGCGAAAAATCTGGCAATGCAAGCAGCGGATGTGTTTTTTCTCAATGGTCGGCCATTGGATGTCATTAGAGAAACTATTGCTGATGTTAGAAAGCGCGATCGCAAAAAACCCAATTCCTTGAAGTTTGCCATGTCAGCCTTTGTCATTGCCCGACCTACTGAAGCCCAAGCCCAAGCAGAATATCAATATCTTCTGGAACTTGCTAAACAGGATGACAGAACTGAACTGATGAAAGGTGTGGAACCAGAAGTAGTGATGTTCAAGAATATGGCCAAATATCCAGGTGTGGGGAGTAATGGCGGTACAGCCGCAGGGTTAGTTGGTAGCTACGACACAGTAGCAGCAAGAATTGCAGATTTCGTGAGTGTGGGTGTTGATACTTTCATGCTGCAATTCCAACCTTTCGCCCCAGAAATGAAGCGCTTTTATGAAGAAGTCATGCCGCGAGTGCGTTCTTTAGAACTAGTAGCTTAA
- a CDS encoding aliphatic sulfonates ABC transporter substrate-binding protein, whose product MKTRRYILVAIATCLLTWLLALAGCNSQNTSQSNVSPVAQTSGASQLKVINIGHQSGTPGLNLLKAQGLLEKRLAPEGIQVKWISFQGGPPMMEAMAAGSVDIGNVGNLPPVFAQAGDNPILYVAATGSNAGAQAIIVPKDSPIKTLADLKGKKLAIQKGTALQYFVLKALESAKLTLNDIQPVYLKIPDSTTAFEGGNVDALPIGDPYLASKELNGSVRVLVRGSDVAPQRAFYIATENFAKNHPDLVKIVLEEQTKVEDWAKANPNEVAKLLAAETKYKPEVLEYSLKNRPYFGVFEMKDEYIAEQQQVVDLFYSQKLIPKTFQVKDAIWKH is encoded by the coding sequence ATGAAAACCCGTCGCTATATTTTAGTGGCGATCGCCACTTGTTTGTTAACCTGGCTTTTAGCCCTAGCTGGTTGTAATTCCCAAAATACTTCACAAAGCAACGTTTCTCCAGTTGCACAAACCTCTGGTGCTTCACAGCTAAAGGTGATTAATATCGGTCATCAAAGCGGTACACCTGGGCTGAATTTGCTGAAGGCGCAGGGGTTGTTGGAAAAACGCCTAGCACCAGAAGGTATTCAAGTTAAATGGATATCCTTCCAAGGTGGCCCTCCGATGATGGAAGCAATGGCAGCTGGTAGTGTTGATATCGGCAACGTAGGAAATTTACCACCTGTATTTGCTCAAGCTGGCGATAATCCCATCCTCTATGTGGCGGCGACGGGTTCAAATGCAGGCGCTCAGGCTATTATTGTCCCTAAAGATTCTCCTATTAAAACCCTTGCCGATTTAAAGGGGAAAAAATTAGCGATTCAGAAGGGAACAGCACTACAATACTTTGTCCTCAAAGCCTTAGAGAGTGCAAAACTGACGCTAAATGATATTCAACCTGTTTACTTAAAAATTCCCGATAGTACCACTGCGTTTGAAGGTGGTAATGTCGATGCTTTACCTATTGGCGATCCTTATCTGGCTTCTAAAGAATTAAATGGTAGCGTGCGTGTATTAGTTAGAGGTTCCGATGTTGCACCTCAACGCGCTTTTTACATCGCTACAGAAAATTTTGCCAAAAATCACCCTGATTTAGTCAAAATTGTTTTAGAAGAACAAACCAAAGTAGAAGACTGGGCCAAAGCTAATCCTAATGAAGTTGCCAAACTGCTAGCAGCAGAAACTAAATACAAGCCAGAGGTTTTAGAATATTCTTTAAAAAACCGCCCCTATTTTGGTGTTTTCGAGATGAAGGATGAATATATTGCTGAACAACAGCAAGTAGTTGATTTGTTCTACAGCCAAAAGCTGATTCCTAAAACTTTTCAAGTCAAAGATGCTATTTGGAAACATTAG
- a CDS encoding nitroreductase produces the protein MTQKLAETQYPVHDFIRSRWSPRAFSDRLVEQDKLLSLLEAARWAPSSYNHQPWSFIVATKEDATEYNRLLSTLVEFNQGWAKNAPVLILAVAKIRTDDGKTNRHAFHDVGLALENLILQATSLGLFAHQIGGFNPEKAREVYQIPEDYEPATVLTIGYPGDPQNLPDGLRDRELAPRVRKPLKEFVFTGQWGQTLPLLKD, from the coding sequence ATGACGCAGAAACTTGCCGAAACGCAATACCCTGTTCATGACTTCATTCGGAGTCGTTGGAGTCCTAGAGCTTTTAGCGATCGCTTAGTTGAGCAAGATAAACTACTCTCATTGCTAGAAGCAGCTCGTTGGGCACCTTCTTCCTACAATCATCAGCCTTGGAGCTTTATTGTTGCAACTAAAGAGGATGCAACAGAATACAATCGTCTACTTAGTACCTTGGTTGAGTTTAATCAAGGATGGGCGAAAAATGCTCCGGTACTGATACTTGCAGTGGCAAAAATTCGTACTGACGATGGGAAGACAAACAGACACGCATTTCATGATGTCGGACTAGCGTTAGAAAACCTAATTCTTCAGGCGACTTCTCTGGGTTTATTTGCTCATCAAATCGGCGGATTTAATCCAGAAAAGGCTAGGGAAGTATACCAGATTCCAGAAGATTATGAGCCTGCAACTGTGTTGACAATTGGCTATCCTGGCGATCCGCAAAACCTTCCCGATGGATTACGCGATCGCGAACTAGCACCCCGTGTCCGCAAGCCGTTGAAAGAATTTGTCTTTACTGGACAGTGGGGGCAGACCTTACCGTTGTTGAAAGACTAA
- a CDS encoding luciferase-like protein, with translation MSKPRYGIWAPVGGNFGPLDTQEEPIDASYERSRSLILEAERLGYATTLVAQHIANPRSLELEQLETWTASAALAEATEKIEIIAAIKPLLFHPAVLAKMALGIDTISRGRFAINLISAWFRPEMERTNIPFPSHDERYRYSGEWLRVVRALWSGERVNFEGEYFKITDLSLRPTSIAKPYPPIYLGGASDPAQILAAEQADIYFINGQPIEDVRQVIKQVLSRPRSLPQPVRFGLSAFVIARPTDAEAQEELQRLTELQKKEEHLKLSVAKGVDPDAVMFRLFAKNPAVGGNGGTAAGLVGSYDTVASRVAAFVDAGIDTFMLQFNPFAREMTRFAEEIMPRVRHLQPV, from the coding sequence ATGTCAAAACCACGTTATGGTATTTGGGCACCTGTTGGTGGTAACTTTGGTCCCCTAGATACTCAAGAAGAACCCATCGATGCGAGTTATGAGCGATCGCGATCGCTAATTTTAGAAGCTGAACGCTTGGGATACGCTACAACTTTGGTGGCACAGCACATCGCCAACCCACGCAGTTTAGAGTTAGAGCAGCTAGAAACTTGGACAGCTTCTGCGGCTTTAGCTGAGGCGACAGAAAAAATTGAAATTATCGCCGCCATTAAGCCTTTACTATTCCATCCGGCTGTACTGGCAAAGATGGCGTTAGGGATTGATACAATTAGTCGCGGACGTTTTGCCATCAACTTGATCAGCGCTTGGTTTCGTCCAGAAATGGAACGCACAAATATTCCCTTTCCTTCCCATGATGAACGCTACCGCTATTCTGGTGAATGGTTACGGGTGGTGAGAGCTTTGTGGAGTGGAGAGAGGGTTAACTTTGAGGGAGAATATTTCAAAATCACAGATTTAAGCTTACGTCCTACTTCCATTGCTAAACCTTATCCCCCAATTTACTTGGGAGGTGCATCCGATCCCGCCCAGATTTTAGCGGCGGAACAAGCAGATATTTACTTTATCAACGGTCAGCCAATCGAAGATGTGCGTCAGGTAATTAAGCAAGTTTTGAGCAGACCGCGATCGCTACCTCAACCAGTGCGTTTTGGTTTATCAGCCTTCGTCATTGCTCGACCTACCGATGCAGAAGCGCAAGAGGAACTCCAGCGACTTACAGAACTTCAAAAAAAGGAAGAACACTTGAAATTAAGCGTTGCGAAAGGTGTCGATCCAGATGCAGTTATGTTCCGACTCTTCGCTAAAAATCCCGCCGTTGGTGGTAATGGTGGTACAGCCGCAGGCTTAGTTGGCAGCTACGACACAGTTGCCAGCAGGGTCGCAGCCTTTGTTGATGCAGGTATCGATACATTTATGCTGCAATTCAATCCCTTTGCACGGGAAATGACTCGCTTTGCCGAAGAAATTATGCCACGTGTGAGGCATTTACAGCCTGTATAG